The Arachis hypogaea cultivar Tifrunner chromosome 14, arahy.Tifrunner.gnm2.J5K5, whole genome shotgun sequence genome has a segment encoding these proteins:
- the LOC112741833 gene encoding uncharacterized protein, protein MAENLMTIVRGQSILEPPLFDGKNYIEWKEHMETFTKSLDFKLWLIIKNGPNVPKKVVNGIEEEKSEDEFDDEDMKSVQQASKARHILLCALINSDVYKDILHFKTAKQIWDELENRDRIINNVNSSTPQTNHVEPKSDQHNGPNFVFVDETGNPKSNDFFRLCVPLYKHALEGNWEEAKMIIKKNERLKNAAIASGWPTVLHIAAGAGVDEKHVHFVQRLMEEFLDEGDLLLQDRNGNTAFFFAAAFGNKQVVDLMLKMNPSVANDRGVKGATAVHFAALQARCEMAWHLYDITKPTFTEDDWNQLFFNCINTGLYGLALEMAEAKPELAYARDYYHNETALHLLAKNHSDSCCQSPHHQSHTIMINPGMKQEVVYQLVKSLWRTICNNFTEDGIINIISEPCQPIFAAAEVGNFGFLSELISGYPSLIWARDEKEQTIIHKAVKYRQASIYNVIHEIGYQKDIIVTIVDTSGNTLLHLAAQIAPPSSLELVSGAAFQMCLELVWFKEVQKIMPPSFIKSTNAEGLTAGELFTREHTQLRKDAESWMKSTAENCMLIATVIATGVFAAAISIPGGVDDAKGKPNYLKKPSFLVFAISDAAAFISSAAAILIFLSILVSRYAESDFYKSLPLKLIFGLLALFCSISSMMVAVASAFFITYYYDSDWVPGFISAFVCLPILLFIILQFKLWYVIMYSTFYCKNLFKPDKKMLYVSKN, encoded by the exons ATGGCTGAAAATTTGATGACTATAGTTAGAGGACAATCTATCTTGGAGCCACCACTTTTTGATGGTAAAAATTACATTGAATGGAAGGAACATATGGAGACATTTACAAAGTCTTTGGACTTCAAACTTTGGCTTATCATTAAGAATGGACCAAATGTTCCAAAAAAGGTTGTAAATGGAATTGAAGAGGAAAAATCGgaagatgaatttgatgatgaagaCATGAAGAGTGTACAACAAGCCTCAAAAGCAAGACACATCTTATTATGTGCTCTAATAAACTCAGATGTTTACAAAGATATCTTGCACTTCAAAACAGCCAAACAAATATGGGATGAGCTTGAAAACAG GGATAGAATAATTAACAATGTGAACTCATCGACTCCGCAAACAAATCACGTGGAGCCTAAGTCTGATCAACATAATGGTCCCAACTTTGTATTTGTAGATGAAACAG GAAATCCAAAGAGTAATGATTTCTTCAGGCTGTGTGTTCCCCTTTACAAACATGCACTAGAAGGTAACTGGGAAGAAGCAAAGATGATCATAAAGaaaaatgagaggttgaagaatGCCGCCATAGCAAGTGGATGGCCTACAGTGTTACACATAGCAGCAGGTGCAGGTGTGGATGAAAAGCATGTTCACTTTGTGCAACGACTGATGGAGGAATTTCTAGATGAAGGAGACTTATTATTGCAAGATCGCAATGGAAACACTGCGTTTTTCTTTGCTGCTGCATTTGGGAACAAGCAAGTTGTTGACTTGATgctgaagatgaatccatcagtGGCAAACGATAGAGGTGTGAAAGGAGCCACCGCTGTTCACTTTGCTGCATTGCAAGCAAGATGTGAAATGGCTTGGCATTTGTATGACATAACAAAACCAACATTCACAGAGGATGATTGGAACCAATTGTTCTTCAATTGTATCAACACTGGCCTCTATG GCTTAGCCTTAGAAATGGCAGAAGCTAAACCAGAGCTAGCTTATGCAAGGGATTATTATCACAACGAGACAGCTTTGCATCTCTTGGCTAAAAATCATTCGGATTCTTGTTGCCAAAGTCCACACCATCAAAGCCACACCATCATGATCAACCCTG GCATGAAGCAGGAAGTAGTTTATCAATTGGTCAAAAGCCTTTGGAGAACAATTTGTAACAATTTCACAGAGGATGGGATAATTAATATCATAAGCGAGCCATGTCAACCAATATTTGCTGCTGCAGAAGTTGGTAATTTTGGGTTCTTGTCAGAGCTTATTAGTGGCTATCCAAGCTTGATATGGGCAAGGGATGAGAAAGAACAAACTATAATTCACAAAGCTGTCAAGTATCGGCAGGCAAGCATCTACAATGTGATACATGAGATTGGTTATCAAAAGGATATTATAGTGACTATAGTAGACACCAGTGGTAATACTCTCTTGCATTTGGCTGCACAAATAGCACCACCAAGCAGTCTTGAACTAGTTTCTGGAGCAGCTTTTCAAATGTGCCTTGAGTTGGTATGGTTCAAG GAAGTACAGAAGATAATGCCACCATCGTTTATAAAATCAACAAACGCAGAAGGCTTAACTGCTGGAGAGTTATTCACAAGGGAGCACACACAGTTGCGAAAAGATGCAGAGTCTTGGATGAAAAGCACAGCAGAGAATTGTATGCTGATTGCAACCGTCATTGCAACAGGGGTGTTTGCTGCTGCAATAAGCATACCAGGTGGTGTTGACGATGCAAAAGGGAAACCAAACTACTTGAAAAAGCCATCATTTTTGGTGTTTGCAATCTCAGATGCAGCTGCATTTATCTCATCAGCAGCTGCAATATTAATATTCTTGTCCATTCTTGTTTCGCGTTATGCTGAGTCTGATTTCTATAAGTCACTGCCCTTGAAGCTCATATTTGGATTGCTGGCGTTGTTCTGCTCAATATCAAGCATGATGGTAGCAGTTGCAAGTGCCTTCTTCATTACTTACTATTATGACTCAGATTGGGTTCCTGGTTTTATTTCTGCGTTTGTGTGTCTACCAATACTTCTTTTCATAATTTTGCAGTTTAAATTATGGTATGTGATAATGTATTCAACGTTTTATTGTAAGAATCTGTTTAAGCCGGACAAAAAAATGCTTTATGTATCGAAAAATTAG
- the LOC112742415 gene encoding protein ALP1-like, producing MAKKVDKPIRDHIIGREEIRTTLLRQLRETNRCRDILRMGSHAFLELCAKLRATGHVKDTIHVTVEEQVARFLYIIGHNVKNRTISFFFHRSGETISRNFHAVLRADCIGAIDGTHVRVKVPIANQPRFRGRKEWSTQNVLAACGFDMRFTYALTGWEGTASDSKVLKSALSRDDRLKIPRGKFYLGNAGFMLKHALITPYRGVRYHLKEFAGREPENAYELFNLRHSSLRNVIERSFGVLKKRFAIIAGGTEPYYDVEVMVDIILACIILHNFLMGVDPDQHLISQVDRELQNNNPEATNEEREEVNEDYRRGAALRDNMAAQMWADYQIER from the exons ATGGCTAAGAAAGTTGACAAACCCATAAGAGATCACATTATTGGGAGAGAAGAGATTCGAACCACTTTGTTACGACAGTTGCGCGAAACTAATAGGTGTCGTGATATTTTACGAATGGGCTCACATGCCTTTTTAGAGTTATGTGCAAAATTAAGAGCAACCGGTCATGTGAAGGATACTATACATGTCACAGTTGAGGAGCAAGTAGCTAGATTCTTATATATTATAGGTCATAATGTTAAAAATAGAaccatttcattcttcttccaccgGTCTGGAGAGACAATCAGTCGTAATTTTCATGCTGTTCTAAGAGCT GACTGTATTGGAGCCATTGATGGAACACATGTCAGAGTCAAGGTTCCAATAGCTAATCAACCTAGATTTCGTGGAAGAAAAGAATGGTCAACTCAGAATGTACTTGCTGCGTGTGGCTTTGATATGAGATTCACATATGCTTTAACAGGATGGGAAGGCACTGCATCTGACTCTAAAGTTCTTAAAAGTGCACTATCAAGGGATGATAGGCTCAAAATTCCAAGAG gcAAATTTTATCTTGGGAATGCTGGATTCATGCTTAAACATGCTCTAATAACTCCATATCGAGGCGTAAGATACCATTTAAAGGAGTTTGCTGGACGTGAacctgaaaatgcatatgaattaTTTAACCTTCGTCATTCTTCGTTACGAAATGTGATCGAAAGATCCTTTggagttttgaaaaaaagatttgcaaTTATAGCAGGTGGTACAGAACCTTATTATGACGTAGAGGTTATGGTTGACATTATCCTAGCATGCATTATACTCCACAACTTTTTAATGGGTGTAGATCCTGACCAACACTTAATTTCTCAAGTGGATCgagaattacaaaataataatCCAGAAGCCactaatgaagaaagagaagaagtaaATGAAGATTACCGGCGAGGTGCAGCGCTTAGGGATAACATGGCGGCTCAAATGTGGGCTGATTATCAAATTGAAAGATGA